One region of Peromyscus eremicus chromosome 4, PerEre_H2_v1, whole genome shotgun sequence genomic DNA includes:
- the LOC131908226 gene encoding olfactory receptor 8K5-like, with translation MGQQNATMPTEFILMGVTQSAELKLPLFAVFLTIYAITVVGNLGMIILTKVDSHLHTPMYFFIRHLAFIDLGNSTAICPKMLVNFVVDQNTITYYACATQMACFIMFIVSELSILSSMAYDRYVAICNPLLYSAIMSQRCCHALVAIPYLYSTFQALLFPIKYFTLTFCGTNVISHFYCDVVPLLPLICSQVQETELLTILFSAFNLISSLFVVLLSYILILLTIFRMRSAEGRKKAFSTCGSHLTVVVVFYGSLIFMYVQPKSTHSFETDKMASVFYTLVIPMFNPLIYSLRNKEVKNAFHRVLKNL, from the coding sequence ATGGGCCAACAAAATGCAACAATGCCAACTGAGTTCATCTTAATGGGAGTCACACAGAGTGCTGAGTTGAAACTCCCTCTGTTTGCAGTCTTCCTCACCATCTATGCAATCACCGTGGTGGGAAACCTGGGCATGATCATTTTGACCAAGGTGGACTCTCACCTACACACCCCTATGTACTTTTTTATCAGACACCTGGCTTTCATTGATCTTGGAAATTCCACTGCCATCTGCCCCAAGATGCTGGTAAATTTTGTTGTGGATCAAAATACCATCACCTATTATGCTTGTGCCACACAGATGGCATGCTTCATTATGTTCATTGTCAGCGAACTTTCAATTTTGTCTtccatggcctatgaccgctatgtggccatctgcaaccCTCTGCTCTACAGTGCAATCATGTCTCAGAGATGCTGCCATGCACTTGTTGCCATTCCATACCTCTACAGCACCTTCCAGGCTCTGCTGTTCCCTATTAAGTATTTCACTTTGACTTTCTGTGGCACTAATGTCATCAGCCATTTCTATTGTGATGTTGTCCCCTTGCTACCTTTGATCTGTTCACAAGTCCAAGAGACAGAATTGTTGACTATATTGTTTTCAGCCTTTAATTTAATCTCTTCTCTTTTTGTAGTTCTTTTGTCCTACATACTGATTTTGTTAACAATATTTCGAATGCGTTCCGCAGAAGGTAGAAAAAAGGCTTTCTCCACATGTGGTTCCCATCTGACAGTGGTGGTGGTGTTCTATGGGTCTCTAATCTTCATGTATGTGCAGCCTAAATCAACTCACTCATTTGAAACTGACAAAATGGCTTCTGTGTTCTATACTTTAGTGATCCCCATGTTTAACCCCTTGATTTACAGTTTAAGGAACAAAGAGGTAAAAAATGCTTTTCATAGAGTCTTGAAGAATCTATAA
- the LOC131908227 gene encoding olfactory receptor 1052: MASENCTIVTEFILLGLTDRAELKMVLFALFLVIYAVTLVGNLGMIILIRITPKLHTPMYFFLSCLSLVDACYSSVIAPKMLISFLVVTETISFSGCIVQHLFFGVLVTTEGFLLSVMAFDRYVAIVNPLLYTVAMSKGKCTMLVIGSVIGGTINSLTHTISLGRLSFCGPNVVGHFFCDIPSLLILSCSDTSMNEFLLLIFSGVIAIGTLLIVVISYLFIAVAILRIRSASGRKKAFSTCASHLTAVTIFYGTLSFNYIQPSSQYSVEQEKVVSVFYTLVIPMLNPMIYSLRNKEVKEAARRAIEMKFSSC; encoded by the coding sequence ATGGCTTCTGAGAACTGTACAATTGTTACTGAGTTTATTCTTTTGGGATTGACTGATCGTGCTGAGCTGAAGATGGTGCTCTTTGCCTTATTCCTGGTGATTTATGCTGTTACTTTGGTAGGGAATCTTGGCATGATTATCTTAATCCGAATCACTCCCAAGCTCCACACACCTATGTACTTTTTCCTCAGTTGTCTTTCATTAGTAGATGCTTGTTATTCATCAGTCATTGCACCAAAAATGTTGATTAGTTTCTTGGTGGTGACAGAAAccatctccttctctggctgcattGTACAACATTTGTTTTTTGGAGTGCTTGTTACCACAGAAGGCTTCTTGCTGTCAGTGATGGCTTTTGACCGTTATGTGGCCATTGTCAATCCCTTGCTATATACTGTGGCCATGTCTAAGGGAAAGTGTACCATGCTGGTCATTGGGTCTGTCATAGGTGGAACTATTAACTCTTTGACACATACCATAAGTTTGGGTAGGTTGTCTTTCTGTGGGCCTAATGTAGTGGGTCACTTCTTCTGTGATATCCCATCACTGCTGATACTCTCATGTTCTGATACCTCCATGAATGAATTTTTGCTCTTGATCTTCTCTGGAGTTATTGCCATTGGCACTCTCTTGATTGTGGTCATATCCTACTTATTCATTGCTGTGGCCATTTTGAGAATCCGTTCAGCTTCTGGACGCAAGAAAGCCTTCTCTACCTGTGCCTCTCACCTGACTGCTGTGACTATATTCTATGGCACCTTAAGCTTTAATTACATTCAACCAAGTTCCCAGTATTCAGTAGAACAAGAGAAGGTGGTGTCTGTGTTCTATACACTGGTGATTCCCATGCTAAACCCAATGATTTACAGTCTCAGGAACAAAGAAGTGAAAGAAGCTGCAAGAAGAGCCATAGAAATGAAATTCTCCTCATGCTAA
- the LOC131908228 gene encoding olfactory receptor 8K5-like — protein sequence MGQKNTTSLPEFILMGITQSTELQLPLFGVFFIIYAVTVVSNLGMIILTKLDSQLCTPMYFFIRHLAFIDLGNSTVICPKMLAGFLEDPKTISFYACAIQLSFFLMFIISEFFILSAMAYDRYVAICSPLLYNVVMSQRLCHVLVGIPYLYSTFQALLFTSKIFTLTFCGSNIISHFYCDDVFLLPMLCSNAQEIQLLIILFSALNLISSLLVVLGSYILILLAICQMHSAEGRKKAFSTCGSHLTVVVVFYGTLLFMYLQPKSTHSLENDKIASVFYTLVIPMLNPLIYSLRNKEVKNAFYRVLKNQFKINT from the coding sequence ATGGGGCAAAAGAATACAACCTCACTGCCTGAGTTCATCCTGATGGGAATCACACAGAGCACTGAGCTTCAGCTCCCTTTGTTCGGAGTCTTCTTCATCATCTATGCTGTCACCGTGGTGAGCAACCTGGGCATGATCATTTTGACCAAGCTGGACTCTCAGCTATGcacacccatgtacttcttcATCAGACACTTGGCTTTCATTGATCTTGGGAATTCCACTGTCATCTGTCCCAAAATGCTGGCGGGTTTTCTTGAGGATCCAAAAACCATTTCTTTCTATGCATGTGCCATACAGTTGTCATTCTTCCTCATGTTCATTATCAGTGAGTTCTTTATCTTGTCCGCAATGGCCTATGATCGCTATGTAGCCATCTGCAGCCCTTTGCTCTACAATGTGGTCATGTCTCAGAGACTTTGCCATGTGCTTGTGGGCATTCCATACCTCTACAGCACCTTCCAGGCTCTGCTGTTCACTAGTAAGATTTTCACACTAACTTTTTGTGGCTCTAACATCATCAGCCATTTCTACTGTGATGATGTTTTCTTGTTACCTATGCTGTGCTCAAATGCTCAAGAAATACAATTGTTGATCATATTATTTTCAGCATTGAATTTGATCTCCTCTCTTCTGGTAGTCCTTGGATCTTACATTCTGATTCTGCTAGCCATATGTCAAATGCATTCTGCAGAAGGGAGGAAAAAAGCTTTTTCTACCTGTGGGTCTCATCTGACAGTGGTTGTGGTGTTCTATGGAACTCTACTCTTTATGTACTTGCAGCCTAAATCCACTCACTCCTTAGAGAATGATAAAATAGCCTCTGTATTTTATACCTTAGTAATCCCCATGCTTAACCCCTTGATCTACAGTTTAAGGAACAAGGAGGTAAAAAATGCCTTCTACAGGGTATTAAAGAATCAATTTAAAATTAACACTTAA